Part of the Zygotorulaspora mrakii chromosome 2, complete sequence genome, ACCTGCGGGAATTGCAttatttgataaattggCACCCAATTGATCAAAGGCAAATGAGAAGGCAATAAGGAACACACCAGCACGATCACCCTTGGAGAATCCGCCCAAGAAACGAGACAATATATCTAGAGGGCTCCAGTAGTTGATGCCATACAACGTATAAGCAGCGGAAACACAGATAATACCCAATAAGGAAATGACGGCAAAGCAGACAGGTATAACAATGAATTGAGACAGCATGGAAGATCTTGGGGTCTTACCGAAACGTGAAAAATCAGGTGCGTTCAAGAccaaagttgaaaaattgtCCATAGAACTCATAATCGATCTAATAACAGCCCACGCCGTTGCAGCTTGATTCATCCCAGAGTTATCATTCAATGCACTCATTGATAAAGTGCCGTTGCATTTCCTGACACACCAAAttaaaaatgcaaaagCACCAATTGGCGTGATAAAGGACTTGGCAGCAAAAAGATAACGAAGCGAGTGTGGAGGGAACCATAAGAAAGGTAAAGAAACTGCCCAAAACAAGATGAAGCACatcaattcaaaattaGTCAAGTTTTCACTTGGAATGGTATCACCCATTCTTTGATTCAGATTATTACCAAAGATTGACCTGAAACACAATTGTAAACATATACCACCCAAATACGCCTGTGTCGAGTACCAGACGCACGCCATGACCACTCTATTCAACACAACCCAAACAGAGAAATATGTACCAAATGCGACACGACACGAACTAGGAAATGATAAATGGTACATGTTACCAACACGAGATGCCAACACAATGAACACGGCAACACACAAGTAACCAACCCAAATACAGATCCAAGTTTGCCACCAATTCAACCCCAACTGCAGACCTGTAGCAGAGATCTGCCAGGTGTTAACGTTGAAAGTACCAGAAATCCAGAAGAAAACATATTGCTTCCAGCTCCATTGTCTCCTCTTTGCTTCCACTGGTGTTAATTCACCATTATAGACAAATGATTCTAACACACTTTTGGATGCGACCCTTCCTTCACCATCAGGATGCTTAACTTCAATGAGATCGATGATTTTATCCCAAGCAGTCTTGACCTTACCCTTTTTCGATACGTCGCTACAGACGCTGTCATTGTCATCATTCGAATTAGTTTCGCTACTGACACCGACCACTTGCGCTTTTGCTGCGCTTGGAAACTTTTCACCGGTATATTCGTCGCTTGAACCGTTTGTCCGCCTCAGGGACGACGACGTAATTGACATGTTGAGTTACTGCTTGGAGGGGaaggaggaggaggagcGAAGCAAACGACTACTTACTCACTCTCTTACTTTTTGCTTACTGTAAGACATCAGAAACGAATAAGAATGCATTCAAGAAACACAATAAACTCAAAATATACTCTTAAATACAGAATACACGTTATCAGGAATTCAGAACAGTTATGGAAGAGTTGCTTGAACCATTAGATAAAGCCTTCAACATTTAAACCTCCGCaggagaaaatttttcgcTATCAGTACACTAGGACAATGTCAGAAAGTAGCAACCCTGTAGCGCAAATACCAACGGCTGAACGGCGTTGTATGCTATTTCTTTGACACATCACTGCACCAGTGTAAGAGCCATCTACCCATATATGCCATACAGATACTTCTGCCTCTTTGCCTCATCGGCTCGAGCcgtttttccttttttcgtcctgtttttttttcattttgttttcCGCCGGTAATAAGTTCGGAAAAAGTGACAAACGTTCGAGATAAAGGCAAACCAAAGCCTCACTTGTCTCCCTAGGAACCACTTACATTACATAATacaaatcatttttttcaaaattgcgTAAAACATGACTACCTTCTTATCTAAAAGGGAATGTACTCAATGGACAACTGCTAAGCCCTGACTACTAAGCCCAGATTACTCAAATAGATTTCTTATCTTAGTATTCGTGCTTGGCGGCTTTGCCTAAATCCCTGCTGGGGGCGGGAGATTTGAGTAATCGCAGTCGAGAATGACCGCTAATAACGTATCGTACAAAGGTACTGTTACCTTTCTAGGCCTTGATCGATAGGCCTGACACATTGTCACGACCGACGCTCCctctgtttcttttctgtGTGTACacagcaagaaaaaaagtaaaaaaagcATATGTCCGGGACGCCATCCGGACAGATAGTCACGTGATCTCCAGGGCCCTCCATCACGTGAGAGGAGATCACATGATCTCTAATTGGGTTTCACTCTGGCTGATTGTTTAAGGAAGTAATCCGTGAAATGGTAGAAATGGGATGGTCGCTGGTGGCAAAAGATTGGTTCAAGAAGTAGGCTTTCTCGGGATAAGTGAAGAGCTAGGGATCATCTCGTTGCACTCCAAGACAGTTATAACACACCAGGTATACAATGGCTAGTACAATTGCATCAGAATATTCTTCTGAAGTAGCAAGCACACCGATTGAGCATCAATTCAATCCATACACCGACAATGGTGGTACAATCCTGGGAATTGCGGGCGAGGATTTTGCTGTGTTGGCCGGAGACACAAGACACACTACAGACTACTCGATCAACTCTCGTCATGAGTCCAAGGTGTTTGACTGTGGTGATAACATAATAATGTCGGCAAACGGATTTGCAGCCGACGGTGAAGCGTTGGTTAAGAGGTTTAAAAACAGTGTCAAGTGGTACCACTTCGATCATAACGACAAGAAACTATCGCTATCATCGGCGGCAAGAAATATCCAACATCTTTTGTATGGTAAGAGATTTTTCCCCTATTATGTGCACACAATCATTGCAGGACTTGACGAGGAAGGAAAAGGGTCGGTGTATTCCTTTGACCCAGTAGGATCATACGAAAGAGAGCAATGTAGGGCAGGTGGAGCTGCagcttctttgataatGCCGTTTTTAGATAACCAggtgaatttcaaaaatcagTACGAACCTGGCACAGATGGGAAAGTCAAGAGGCCTATCAAATACTTGAGTCTTGAAGAAGTCATCAAGTTGGTAAGGGACTCATTCACCTCAGCCACAGAAAGACACATTCAGGTGGGTGATGGCTTGGAAATACTCATCGTGACCAAGGATGGAGTCAGGAAAGAGTACTACGACCTAAAGAGGGATTGAGCGGGCCGTACATGGATCGCAAACTCACATAAAGATGTGCACAGACATACGAATATGTATGTTATGCGCACCACAAGAATTAGTCCGGTAAAGCTCATTTACGTAGATaactttttgatctttgaCTCATATAAAGATGTACATATATATGTTATGCGTATCTCATGAAGATGCTTTAGTGCAGTAAATCTGCTCCCTTGCGTTTGATGACTTTTTGATAGTAGATATAAAAGAAATCTGAGTAAACCAGTGTCTGTATCACACCTGTTAAGAAAGCCagtttatcaaattttgattctgCAAAGTATCTCCAAACCCAATTAGGAATGTAAAGCGTTCTATAAAGACCCAACGCAAAAATATAATGAATGGTTAAAGACTTTGCCTTTCCAGATTTTGATAGCATGAACAATTGTGGTAAAATGGCCACGCTTTCAAGCCACACAGAAAAACTCCAgaatatttcaatgatGGTGAATTCTCTGTTGAAGACAAGTGCCAGTATCACACATGGAATAAGTAGGTATCTTATGTTAAAATTATCCCTCAAAAGCATCTCTTTGTAGGCAATGCGGTTCGTTGTCTTCGTTCTTTGCAATAGTTGAAGTATATATATTGATGATGCtatgaagaagattttcaTGACAAAAATGTACAAAGAAACCCAATGCAGTACCAATAAATCCATGTAACGACTTAGGAAGACCAAAACATATAATGCTTGTGTCTTCAATGACATCccttcaattgaatttgatgttCTGATGGTATGAATAAGAATGAGTATGCTTGCTAAGTGGGACAGATCCCCCAAGAATCTAAACGGATTCATCATATCTCCACACTATTTTGCGGCGCAACGGTACAATTGGTGCTTCCTATTCAGAGTTGTCAATTATATTGCCGTGAACACAATCAACAGCTTGTCATTTCGCTTTTAGTTCCTTTCTTTCAGATGtcaaaactgaaaaaaaaacgtttTTTGCATTAGTTCGGGTAATTAACTGAAATCGCATAATATTACATAACTTTACATGGCGTTTTAAAAAAACGCTAAAAATACCTGGGCATAATCATAGCTGTTACAAATCATTTATAGCGTGGGAAATATACTCCATGTCCGATTCATCTTCATGAATTTCATAAGCCTTCCCAGCAGCGTCATTAACCTTTTGTTGCATATCTTCCAGAGATGGGTATATGCTGATGGAATGGAAATCGGAGACAAAATTTGACAGCGCAGTTTGGTCGCCATCGATACAGAGTTTGGTAAGTCGGCGAACAGTTTgaatttcctttttcaacaGTTCGCTATCATACTGATGAAACTCGATGCGCACTACAGTCGAATTTGAACCACCGCAATTTCGGGGCAAGAGCATCAGACTGGGGAAGTGAGACACCCTGAAGAGATTGGTAAGATGTGATGTTGAGCGCTGCGAACCATCGATGTCAAATGTTTTCAACTTGTCGTCGAAAAACTGTGAATTCTGTACCAACAACGAAGACGGCCGAGAAGATTGGAATAGTTCCTGATAGTAGAAATCCATCCAAGGGGATGTAAACGACAAGATATTTACCAAACTTGCACCCGACGTCGCGTCCAAATAATCCAGGGAGTCCGAGTCTGCGTGTGGGCCCAGCTTGTCCAACTCAATAATATTTTCATGGACCGGCTGCGGCAAGGCGGGTGTCTCCCCCGTCAATTGTGTCAGGTAGTGCGCCATGCGATAAACGTCGCCCGCACCGTGGTATACACCCTTGAGCAGATTTTTTGGTGTCAATTCCGGCTCGACCTGAAACCCTGCCAAATTCTCTTTCGCCTCGAAGAGCATCAGATACGGATACGTATCCACATTGAAGTCTTTATCGAGAATCCTGCATTTTCTGCCGTCAATCATAATAAAGTTCAGCGCCCCGTTAAAGAAACTAGACAGCATCTCGAATTTAGGCATCAGCTCCTTACACCAGGGGCACTTGGGAGAATAGATATATACGAACGAATACCTGTCAGTACTGAGCAACTCGCCATACAGGTCCTTCGTAGTGCTGAACTCGTGCAACATACCCGCTGCGCACTTCACCGCCATAACTAGCACCATCCACTGGCACATCAGTCTCATCTTCGTCCGCGTACCTACCTGCGTGTCTTGCCAAGAAACCGCGAGTCCGCCAAGCTTCTGTATCTATATTTGTTGGTGAATTATACGGCTTCATTTCCCACATGCTAGATGGAAGGAAAGGGACCATGCAAGGTGTGCAGCGAATTCCTTCTCCATTCTCATCATGTACGTCGCGCCCTGCGGCCAGTCTCCAGGTAAGAATGGCGAAGTTGACTTTAGGAAAAACAAGCGACATTCGTGACAAGAACCTGGTCCATCTACACAGCAACCACAGCAGCAGAGCAGGGGCCACATCGCAGCTTTCAAGAATGGGCTTTTTCGTCGATAACCCTTTAATCGAGTTTTTCCACAGGATAGTGCGCAAACCGAGCACTATCATGATGTGGCTATTCACATCTGTGATAGTCGCAAGCACAACGTATCTGATGTTTCTGCCGGGAGCCAAGCAGCAGCCCCGCCCTCCCAGCCAGGATGACAACATGTAGCACGCATCCGGCGTGTACCGCAAGCAGCCGCTGCACGGTGCTGGCGTGTCTTATGTATCGTATATACCACATGTGTGTATGTGCTATGTCGCGTGTATCCCCCCCTACCCTAACAGTCACCCTACCCTTTTGCCACGAGTAACGCAGGAGCAGGCCTGTAAGCGCATACGCGCTTAAAATGCCGGCCAGGCACGCCAAGCGAAAAACAACAAGACATCGCAAAAGGGTTACCCGACCCTCGGATCAGCTACCCGGCCTAACATGGTTACCCTGAGCAGGCCGGGTAACCGGCCTGCCACCTGATTCAGACTGTCGGCGTAAAAAGGGGACCGATAAAAGTCGAATAAGCGCTGGCCAGCCCCTGTCACCCGGCCGTGGCCATATCCCTACTTACGTAAGATTGCGAAAGGGCTGCTTTCTTCTTAGCTGATGATTAGGCGATCTTCGGCAATGCTGGGTGGCAATTGGTGGCGGTTGTTGGCTTGAGGTGCAAGGAAGGGTACTAGCGTCAACACATCCAAAATTAGCTATATATATAAGGATTGTTTTATTTTGCTCATCTTTCACTTCGGGCGATTCGATTGGATTTACTTTTTCTGAGTAAATAGGTGCTGTATCGACTCAAAGAgcaatatatatatatattgatCTTGAAACTCCTATAAGGTATATTTTAAATTAAAAATGGCTAAGGCAGTTGCTCTTCTAAAGGGAGACTCAGGTGTTTCCGGTGTTGTCTACTTCGAACAAGAGAAGGAGGAGGATTTGACCAACATTTCATGGGAAATTACGGGTAATGATGCAAACGCTTTGCGTGGGTTCCATATTCACGAATTTGGGGACAACACCAACGGTTGTACCTCAGCGGGACCCCACTACAACCCATTTGGCAAGACTCACGGTGCGCCAGAAGTGGAGCAGAGACATGTCGGAGACATGGGTAACGTGTCCACGGACGCGTCTGGTGTCGCCCGCGGCTCGATGAAGGATCGTTTGATCAAGTTGATCGGTCCTACTTCTATCTTGGGGAGAACCGTCGTCATCCACGGTGGCCAAGATGACTTGGGGAAGGGCGGCAATGAGGAATCACTGAAAACCGGTAATGCGGGCGGTAGAAACGCCTGCGGTGTCATTGGTATCACCAAATAGACTGCATGAGAAATGGGAATTGAGCGCAAAAACAATTGTATTTCGTGTGAAAGGTAGCTGAGGAATCTCAAAattatttatatataaGCATATATGACGACTAATTATAATATTCTAAAAATCAGCCTTGCCGTGGAACTCGAATTCTCCATTGTACAAGCGGTCCAGTACGCCAGCGGACGCTGCGACAAGACCAACGAACGGACTCGATGGGTCCAAAACCTTGGAAGTGTACTCTGGATGGTACTGAGTAGCTACGAAATAAGAAtgattcttcaattctaaTATTTCGCAACGTTCGCCGGACTCGTCCTTTCCAACGAATATCAAACCTTCCTTCTCCAACTGAGGAACTAATTCTGGGTTTATCTCGTAACGGTGACGGTGCCTTTCTTCGACAGATGATCTGTTGCCAtataattttttgatctgACTCCAATCACAATCGTCTTGGAAATACGTTGGTCTCAAACCTAATCTCATTGTACCACCCATCTTATCCTTATCGATCTCCGGCATGTAAACCACGACTTGATCGCTTTCTGGTAGATCCGGTAAGAATTCACTGCTATTACCGTTCTTAATACCGAGAACATTACgtgaaaattcaattgttgCAATTTGTAAACCAAGGCAAATACCAAGGTATGGTACATTGCTTTCCCGTGCCCATTTGGCGGCAAGGACCATACCTTCAGTACCTCTAATACCGAAGCCACCGGGAACTAAGATACCATCAGCAGTGCTGACTTTATTCCAAGCGTCATGAAATTTCGTCTTATCAGTCTCTTGAGAATCTGGTTCCAGGTCACTGGCTTCAACCCAAAGAATTTCCAATTGCGTGCGACATTTCATTGACGAATGTTCTAATGCTTTAATAACAGACAGATATGAGTCTTTCAGATTTGTATATTTACCGACCAGAGCAATCTTAACAATTTTATCAGATTGTTCAATATTAACCGTCATcgatttccatttttctaGTAATTCTTCACCTCTTTGTTTATCTTCAGCAGTTAAGGTAATGTTATCCAATTGtaatcttttcaataaataattcatcattttttgttccaataataataacgGTATGTGATAAGTAGACTTAACATCGTAAACGTTAACAACTTGCTCAGGACCCACATGGCAAAACATGGCGATTTTCGAAATGGTTGGATCTTCCAATTCCTCGCTACACCTACATGCTATCATATCAGGCGTCAATCCTAGCTGTCTCAAGTCTTTGATTGCAGCTTGAGTTGGCTTCGTTTTTTGTTCGCCATGAATCACTGGGACCAATGAAACGTGAATCAAAGCAAAGTTCTCCTTTCCAACTCTGAATTGAAACTGTCTTAATGCTTCAACAAATGGTGCACTTTCAATATCACCGACGGTACcaccaagttcaattaTGCAAACGTCAGGTTCTAAACCCGTGTCATCAACTGGAATACGAGAAACACGCTCAATCCAATCCTGAATTGCATTAGTCAAATGAGGAACAATTTGGACTGTTTTACCCAAGTAATCACCTTTCCTTTCTCTTGCGATGACATGGGAGTAGATTTTACCTGTAGTTATATTATGATCTTTCGTCAACGTCACATTCAGATAACGTTCATAGTTACCCAAATCTAAATCAGTTTCACCGCCATCATCCAACACAAAACACTCACCATGCTCCAATGGTGACATTGTACCTGCGTCAATGTTCATATATGGATCGATTTTAATCGAGGTCACTTTGAGACCGAAGGTCTTCAACAGCATACCAGTGGATGAGGCAAGAACCCCCTTACCAATACCTGAGATAACACCACCTGAAACAACAACGTACTTCATGTTTTGATATATTATTACTACTACAGTTTTTTTGTCTTACTACTTTATTATTTGAAGTAGAAAAACTTTGACCAGCCTATTCCTTGGTGTATCTTGAAGCTACGTTACGCTAACAAACTATAAGCAAGTAGTTGAAAAAGGCTGGGGTGAACTAAGAAGTGAAATACAGCAAAATAAGAATAAATTAACCAAGATTTATAACACTAGATGGTGTAAATGAGATGCGATGAGGTTGGCACAGATTCGAAAACTGCGCGAAGATaccaaattttcaaaaatcctttatatcaaaaaaattttttcaggCCGCtataaaaaagaaacgaTATTAAAACTGAAGTTATGACTGAATCCATTGTTAGTCATATGAAGGGATCGTAACCAGCGTGTATCTTTAGCGCTAATAGCAGTTGCCGAAGtgtttcattttgatttatGATGATTTGCTCATCAACCTCATCAACCTCATCAACTTGACCAGCTTTATCAACCTGGTCGCCCTGACGAGATTGATGAGATTCATCAGTGGAATTTGCACTAAGGGATGCGTTGTCGCTTTTTGGTCCAGATTGATGCTTTACATGGGCACACACTTGCCTGTATTGCTGAACTGAATTCAAGTATTTAACTTTCTCTTCGCGAAGTTCGGTTGCCAATTGCTGCTCTAGAGCGAGAGATTCCTTGACCTTATAATCAATTTCGTAGTTCTCCTGCATAACTTTGACCAGTCGGTCGGCAAGGATGTCCTCTGTCGATACCCTCTGTGGAATTTCGTTTCCATCTTCATCCACTCTCGCTGCCACTCTCTCTATAGTTCTGAGTATTGAGGCACTCTTCTCTAAATTTACTTGCAGTTGTCTTCTTATTTCGAGggtcttcttcatttcagGAGTAACTGTACCCAAGTcattgttcaaaagatacAACGTGTCTAAAGTTCGTAGCAGTTCATTGTATGCTTGTACGTGTTCCTGCTCCAATGCAAAGGCCCTTTCCATATGCTGCACTTACAAATAGCTGTAAATGTGTTTTCTTTCCATAGGGACGTGAGCGTAAAAATGTTTCTACGCTGTTACGCTGATCATTTGAATACATCAATCACTGTGCCGAAAGAGAAAGTTGCATAAATCGAAGCATGTCCTCTTCTGCCACACTTCCAGCTATTTACTCATTCCCTCCATTCTTCACAAGGCAACCAAATGCTCTTATTAGAAAGCAGCAGATCACCTCATGGATAGAGGTGATCTTACAGTATTGTAAGCTGAAGAAATGTTGGAGCATGACTGTGGAAGGCAGTCCAGTCGAGGGTAACCCGAATGATAGCAATATTAATCCACTCACTGGTGGTACTGATAATAGCATCTTCACTAATTCAGAGATACAAAGAAGTGTGCCGCAGGTGTTCGTCGAAGAAATATGGTGCCAAATGTgtgaagaaaacaaagctGTTGGTGCAGATCAGGGTCCAAAGGACTCATCTAGATATTACATATTGTGGAGGAACTTTGATTCATGGGCATCACTGGTATTGCAATGGTTCGAAGATGCTGGCAAATTAAACCAGGTTGTTACTATATATGAATTGACTCAAGGCGATGAAACAATGACATGGGAGTTTCATGGAATGCCGGAACAATTGATGGCATATTGTTTGAAACCCTTAGAGCAGCGAAATAGGGCTACCCTAATCAATGACGAACGGGGTAAACCAATTGCTGTCAAGGTTGTATAAGTTTACCAAATACAGAATCTATGTAcatgaaatgaatgatAATTTAtaccaaagaaaaatattgtGGTCATTATGATTGATCTGAATATTGTCTCTTGTTAACAACAGACcaattcaaattattcaaagcATTCTCGACATATTTTGATCTATTTTGTACGCCATAATCGTGTAAATAAGCCTGATCCCATAGATTTACGCATATTAATGGAATGGTCCAATCCtccaacttctttttcccaCTTTGgttgatcatttttttgatctccTCGAGATGGGAAAATTCCTCTAAGGTCAGAGCCGAGTTCAAATCGAATAACTGATTTCTTGGGAAATAATAAGGTGTCCCGTTATTTTGGATTGTCAAAATGTGGAGTTCTTTGTTACTGTTCTCCACTAGAAATAGCCAGCCTTGCCCCAATACGTCGGCTTCCGCACGGCGTACCATTTCAGTCTTTAATGTTTCCCAATCGAAGCCAAAAGATTCTTCAATACTTGATAAAAACAAACGGGATGGTTGGGTAGTGGCAGAATTAGTAGCCGGCAGTATATTTTCGATAAATATATGATTATTATGAGCTGCTGATGCCAGATTGAAAACGTGAGTTAAAAATGGTTTTTTGGCCGTATTAAGTATTAAATGGAAGGGCAGATATGACTCCAGACTCGTACCGCTGGTTGCCACCGTAAGTTTATCACAAATATACTTC contains:
- the URA8 gene encoding CTP synthase URA8 (similar to Saccharomyces cerevisiae URA7 (YBL039C) and URA8 (YJR103W); ancestral locus Anc_7.476), with protein sequence MKYVVVSGGVISGIGKGVLASSTGMLLKTFGLKVTSIKIDPYMNIDAGTMSPLEHGECFVLDDGGETDLDLGNYERYLNVTLTKDHNITTGKIYSHVIARERKGDYLGKTVQIVPHLTNAIQDWIERVSRIPVDDTGLEPDVCIIELGGTVGDIESAPFVEALRQFQFRVGKENFALIHVSLVPVIHGEQKTKPTQAAIKDLRQLGLTPDMIACRCSEELEDPTISKIAMFCHVGPEQVVNVYDVKSTYHIPLLLLEQKMMNYLLKRLQLDNITLTAEDKQRGEELLEKWKSMTVNIEQSDKIVKIALVGKYTNLKDSYLSVIKALEHSSMKCRTQLEILWVEASDLEPDSQETDKTKFHDAWNKVSTADGILVPGGFGIRGTEGMVLAAKWARESNVPYLGICLGLQIATIEFSRNVLGIKNGNSSEFLPDLPESDQVVVYMPEIDKDKMGGTMRLGLRPTYFQDDCDWSQIKKLYGNRSSVEERHRHRYEINPELVPQLEKEGLIFVGKDESGERCEILELKNHSYFVATQYHPEYTSKVLDPSSPFVGLVAASAGVLDRLYNGEFEFHGKADF
- the RSM26 gene encoding mitochondrial 37S ribosomal protein mS42 (similar to Saccharomyces cerevisiae RSM26 (YJR101W); ancestral locus Anc_7.473); this encodes MLRTLLSKRGIHTVPKLPNAAQLRQQGIPNVLSPAGLNVAWDQHQKYICDKLTVATSGTSLESYLPFHLILNTAKKPFLTHVFNLASAAHNNHIFIENILPATNSATTQPSRLFLSSIEESFGFDWETLKTEMVRRAEADVLGQGWLFLVENSNKELHILTIQNNGTPYYFPRNQLFDLNSALTLEEFSHLEEIKKMINQSGKKKLEDWTIPLICVNLWDQAYLHDYGVQNRSKYVENALNNLNWSVVNKRQYSDQS
- the PRE7 gene encoding proteasome core particle subunit beta 6 (similar to Saccharomyces cerevisiae PRE7 (YBL041W); ancestral locus Anc_7.480) encodes the protein MASTIASEYSSEVASTPIEHQFNPYTDNGGTILGIAGEDFAVLAGDTRHTTDYSINSRHESKVFDCGDNIIMSANGFAADGEALVKRFKNSVKWYHFDHNDKKLSLSSAARNIQHLLYGKRFFPYYVHTIIAGLDEEGKGSVYSFDPVGSYEREQCRAGGAAASLIMPFLDNQVNFKNQYEPGTDGKVKRPIKYLSLEEVIKLVRDSFTSATERHIQVGDGLEILIVTKDGVRKEYYDLKRD
- the SOD1 gene encoding superoxide dismutase SOD1 (similar to Saccharomyces cerevisiae SOD1 (YJR104C); ancestral locus Anc_7.477), whose amino-acid sequence is MAKAVALLKGDSGVSGVVYFEQEKEEDLTNISWEITGNDANALRGFHIHEFGDNTNGCTSAGPHYNPFGKTHGAPEVEQRHVGDMGNVSTDASGVARGSMKDRLIKLIGPTSILGRTVVIHGGQDDLGKGGNEESLKTGNAGGRNACGVIGITK
- the FUI1 gene encoding uridine permease (similar to Saccharomyces cerevisiae FUI1 (YBL042C); ancestral locus Anc_7.481), yielding MSITSSSLRRTNGSSDEYTGEKFPSAAKAQVVGVSSETNSNDDNDSVCSDVSKKGKVKTAWDKIIDLIEVKHPDGEGRVASKSVLESFVYNGELTPVEAKRRQWSWKQYVFFWISGTFNVNTWQISATGLQLGLNWWQTWICIWVGYLCVAVFIVLASRVGNMYHLSFPSSCRVAFGTYFSVWVVLNRVVMACVWYSTQAYLGGICLQLCFRSIFGNNLNQRMGDTIPSENLTNFELMCFILFWAVSLPFLWFPPHSLRYLFAAKSFITPIGAFAFLIWCVRKCNGTLSMSALNDNSGMNQAATAWAVIRSIMSSMDNFSTLVLNAPDFSRFGKTPRSSMLSQFIVIPVCFAVISLLGIICVSAAYTLYGINYWSPLDILSRFLGGFSKGDRAGVFLIAFSFAFDQLGANLSNNAIPAGTDMTAILPKFINIRRGAFICACISLAICPWNLLASSSKFTTALSAYAVFLSAIAGVIFADYYIVRKGYVNIYHCYSNLPGTFYMYNRYGTNWRAVVSYVIGIVPNFPGFLGSVGLSVPIGAMRVYYLNYFVGYLISAITYVTLVYFFPVNGIPGNPKITDKVWLEEWVEVEDFAYEREQFEKNFNSLSYQEPKFA
- the MIN6 gene encoding Min6p (similar to Saccharomyces cerevisiae YBL039W-B; ancestral locus Anc_7.478), with the protein product MLDGRKGTMQGVQRIPSPFSSCTSRPAASLQVRMAKLTLGKTSDIRDKNLVHLHSNHSSRAGATSQLSRMGFFVDNPLIEFFHRIVRKPSTIMMWLFTSVIVASTTYLMFLPGAKQQPRPPSQDDNM
- the VPS25 gene encoding ESCRT-II subunit protein VPS25 (similar to Saccharomyces cerevisiae VPS25 (YJR102C); ancestral locus Anc_7.474), giving the protein MSSSATLPAIYSFPPFFTRQPNALIRKQQITSWIEVILQYCKLKKCWSMTVEGSPVEGNPNDSNINPLTGGTDNSIFTNSEIQRSVPQVFVEEIWCQMCEENKAVGADQGPKDSSRYYILWRNFDSWASLVLQWFEDAGKLNQVVTIYELTQGDETMTWEFHGMPEQLMAYCLKPLEQRNRATLINDERGKPIAVKVV
- the MCM16 gene encoding Mcm16p (similar to Saccharomyces cerevisiae MCM16 (YPR046W); ancestral locus Anc_7.475); translated protein: MERAFALEQEHVQAYNELLRTLDTLYLLNNDLGTVTPEMKKTLEIRRQLQVNLEKSASILRTIERVAARVDEDGNEIPQRVSTEDILADRLVKVMQENYEIDYKVKESLALEQQLATELREEKVKYLNSVQQYRQVCAHVKHQSGPKSDNASLSANSTDESHQSRQGDQVDKAGQVDEVDEVDEQIIINQNETLRQLLLALKIHAGYDPFI
- the ERD2 gene encoding Erd2p (similar to Saccharomyces cerevisiae ERD2 (YBL040C); ancestral locus Anc_7.479); the protein is MNPFRFLGDLSHLASILILIHTIRTSNSIEGMSLKTQALYVLVFLSRYMDLLVLHWVSLYIFVMKIFFIASSIYILQLLQRTKTTNRIAYKEMLLRDNFNIRYLLIPCVILALVFNREFTIIEIFWSFSVWLESVAILPQLFMLSKSGKAKSLTIHYIFALGLYRTLYIPNWVWRYFAESKFDKLAFLTGVIQTLVYSDFFYIYYQKVIKRKGADLLH
- a CDS encoding protein disulfide isomerase family protein, which encodes MRLMCQWMVLVMAVKCAAGMLHEFSTTKDLYGELLSTDRYSFVYIYSPKCPWCKELMPKFEMLSSFFNGALNFIMIDGRKCRILDKDFNVDTYPYLMLFEAKENLAGFQVEPELTPKNLLKGVYHGAGDVYRMAHYLTQLTGETPALPQPVHENIIELDKLGPHADSDSLDYLDATSGASLVNILSFTSPWMDFYYQELFQSSRPSSLLVQNSQFFDDKLKTFDIDGSQRSTSHLTNLFRVSHFPSLMLLPRNCGGSNSTVVRIEFHQYDSELLKKEIQTVRRLTKLCIDGDQTALSNFVSDFHSISIYPSLEDMQQKVNDAAGKAYEIHEDESDMEYISHAINDL